GGGCGACTCAGTTTTTCCGCCCCATCTTTCATTTCGTGGATCCACTTCGACGCGCAGCGAGCGAGTGGTGGGGGCAGCGGGATGGCGAGAAAGGTACGAATGGTTTTCATGATGGATAGTTGTACGACAAACGACGCGGTTGCCCAAGCGTCGCACCGAGCTGCAGAGGGATCTGCGGGACCGATTTTTCCGATCCGGGCCCCCCGGGTCAACGGTGGCTGGCTCGCCGACTTTCCGATTCCTGCCTTCAAGCAGCACCGGATACTGCGGGGTGGACATCTGCAGACGCTGATCGGGGCGCGGATGGGCCACGCCGATCAGCCTGGTGAGGCGACCCACCGCTGCCACCAGATCGCACTGGCCGATGGCGATGCTCTGGCTGTTCATGAGGACGAGCCCACTCGGTGGACACCCGCCCACGGATCGGTATTGCTCTTGCATGGCATCTGCGGCTGTCATGCGGCCGGATACATGGTTCGATTTCAGCGGCGACTCAACGAACAGGGAATTCGCACGTTTCGACTGGACATGCGTGGTTGTGGGGATTCAGCTTCCCTGTGCCGGTCGATCACGCACGCGGGCCGCAGCGAAGATGTGTTGGCGGCGATCGAATTTATCGCCGATCTGGTGGATGACGCTGCCAGCCCAATTGGAGCTCTCGGTGTCTCACTCGGAGCCAACCAACTTTTGCTCGCAGCGGGGCGGGTCGGTAGCGGTAACTGTGCCATGCCGGCGGCTTGGGATCGCGTCGGTCCGCTATTGGCGATCGCCCCGCCGATGGACCTGCAGCGATGCAGCGACGCGATGGAGTCGGCCAAACTGCGATTTTACAATTGGTACTTCATCAAGCACCTGCTTCGCCGAGCGTCACCGCAACTCCTCGCTCGACCCGATTATCAAGCGATGTTGCAGCTGGCTAAACCGAAAACACTGCGTCAATTTGACCGTCAATTCACCGCACCCTTGGCTGGTTTCGCAAACGAGCGAGACTATTATCGTGAATCCTCAGCGATCTCGGTCGCCGAGGACATCGGGGTGCCGACGTTGATTGTGACGTCAGCGGACGATCCGCTGGTCCCAGTAAAATCATTCATGGAGCTACAGGATCGGCTCGGCGCCAATGCGGAGGGATCCCATGCCGTGCGGGTCCATATCTCGCCCGCTGGCGGTCATCATGGGTTCATGCAGCGGGACCGCACAGGCTGGACCGACAATCTCGTGTGTGAGTTTTTTGGTGGTGCGTTTACCAGTCCGTCCCTCCACGAGTCTCGCCCTTCTGAGTAACTTGTGTATAACTGTCGGCCCCTGACAGTCACACAGCGACTGGCTCTGCCTGAGCGCTCGCGGCTCGGAGAGCCGAGCGACAACGCGCCGTGGTAGGCTAAAATCCCTCCCCCACCTCACGAGTTCATCCGTTTGACCGCGACAGCGCCCCCCCCACGACCTGCCGCGATGGTGTTCATTCTGTTAACGCTGTTGATCGACATTCTGGCGATTGGGATCATCATTCCGGTACTGCCCGAGCTCGTCAAATCGTTCGTGGGCGGCGATGAGTCCGCGGCGGGATGGTACGTCGGGATCATCGCGGCAACCTATTCTTTGATGCAGTTTTTCTGTGCTCCAGTATTGGGTGCGTTGTCGGATCGGTTCGGTCGTCGCCCGATCATTCTCGGGTCGCTGTTCGGTCTCGGCGTGGATTTCATCATCACGGGGTTAGCGGCCTCAGTTGGTTGGCTGTTCGTGGGCCGCTTCATTGCCGGCGTGATGGGCGCGAGCTTCTCGACGAGCAATGCGTACATCGCCGATATTTCTAACGATGAGAACCGAGCCCGCAATTTTGGCTTGGTCGGGATGATGTTTGGGCTGGGGTTCATCATCGGCCCAGCGTTGGGCGGTTTTTTGGGCGGCATTTCGCTGCGTCTACCGTTCTTCGTCGCTGCAGGGTTGTCGCTGGTCAATTGGCTCTATGGCTACTTCATTCTGCCGGAGTCCCTGCCTCCAGAAAAACGTAGCGAGACGATCACGTTTCGAAGCATGAACCCCTTCGGCACGATCACGCGGCTGCGGGCGTATCCAATGGTACTCGGATTGGCAGCGGCATTCGTGTTCAGTTCCCTTGCTCAACGAGGCCTGGAAAACGTGTGGGTGTTGTCGATGGGATTTCGGTTCGGTTGGGGTGAGGTCACCAATGGTTTGGCGCTGTCACTGGTCGGTATCATGGCCGTGATCGTGCAGGGCGGTCTGGTGCGCCCTGTCATCCGCCGGTTTGGTGAACGCCGCACGCTGATGATGGCGATCAGTGTTTCGAGCGTAGCATTCCTGTGTTACGGGTTGGCGACGGCGGGCTGGATGATTCCCTGCATCATCGTCTTCGGTTCGCTTAGCGGACTTTCGGGTCCGGCGATCCAAAGTCTCGTGACGAGTACGGTGGATCCGCGTGAACAGGGTCGCGTGCAGGGGGCACTGACGTCCTTGCTGAGTCTCACCAATATCCTGGCACCGTTGATTTTCACCGCCGGTCTGTTTCGGTATTTCACCCACGAAGATACCGCCATCCGCTACAACGGGGAGCCGTTTGCTGGAGCACCGTTCGTGTTCGGTTCATTTCTATTACTCGTTGCACTGGGGATTCTGTATCGAGTCTTCCAGAAATATCCGAGAGCAGTCGTTCCTGAATCGGTTTCAATCCCTGAACCGGTCGCCACGTCTTTAGCCGAGACGGCCGAATAGCGGCCTGGCATGATGCGAATTCTAGTAACCGGATGCAGTGGTTTTTTGGGCGGCGAGATTGTCCGTCAGTTGCTCGAGCGTGGTGACGACGTCGTCGGGCTGTCGCGGCGAGAGACACCCGAGCTCGTGCGGGCGGGAATGCAGCACCATCGTGGCGATTTAACCGATGCCGCTTACGTGCACCGCACGATCACGGAGGTCGATGCGGTGATCCATACTGCAGCGGTGGCCGGCGTCTGGGGCCCGTGGAAGTTCTTCTTCGAAAATAACGTGATTTCCACCCGGAACGTCCTCGCAGCCTGTCAGAACTCTGGGGTCACAAAATGTGTCTACACGAGCAGTCCCAGTGTGACGTTTGCTGGCGGTGATCAGAGTGGCATTGATGAATCGGCCAGCTATCCGAGTCGGTGGCTCTGTCACTACCCCCATACCAAAGCGATCGCCGAGCAGGAAGTGATTGCCGCAGATACCGCGGGCGGGTTGCGAACCCTGTCGCTGCGGCCGCACTTAATATGGGGGCAGGGCGATCCGCATCTTCTACCGCGACTGCTTGACCGCGCCCGCGCGGGAAAGCTGCGGATCATCGGCGATGGCCAGAACCGCATCGATACGGTCCACGTCCACAACGCTGCCTTGGCACATTTGTGTGCCGTTGAGGCTCTGGGCGCTGCACCGAAGTCGGCGGCCGGGCGTTCCTATTTCATCGCTCAGGACGAACCGGTGCCGTGTTGGCCGTGGATCGCCCGCCTGTGCGAGACCTGCGGTGCTCCTCCGCCGACGCGGCACATATCTTATCGGTCTGCCTATGCGATCGGAGCGGCCTGCGAAGCGGTTTACAAAACGCTGCGCCGAAAATCAGAACCACCGATGACCCGATTCGTTGCAGCGCAGCTCGCCAAAGATCATTACTTCGACATCACCGCGGCCAAGCAGCGACTCGGTTATGAGCCTCGCGTCAGTATGGATGAGGGGCTGGCGGAGTTGGCGAGGGATTGATACCAGTGATGGACGACATTCTCGCCGCACCCTGCCACTGGGCCTCACCGTTTCTTCCCTAGAAATCTCTCCGGGATAGACGACACGATTCCGCCCGCCGCGAAGCGGTTTTGAGACAATAGCCGGCTCATTATCCGGTGGTGGCGCTGCGCTTACCACCGGCTATTGTCTCGGAAATCTCTCCGGGATAGACGATACGAATTCGCCCACCGCGAAGCGGTTTTGAGACAATAGCCGGAGGTCGCCGCATCGCGGCGCACCTCCGGTAACCAGAATTGAATACAACAATGGACCCAGGATGGGGTCCAAGACCGGATTCTTCCTATCGCTGCGGTTTGCTCATTAGACGGAACCTCAACTTTGACGACGCGGCCTATCGCTCCGACTTACGGCGCTACCTCGACGAGCAATTTCCGTCGAGTTCTGCTTATGAATACGCATAGCTCACACTACTTATAAAAACCGCAAACCGCGGGTGCAGTCTGAATTGGACGTTGGCGGCGAATTCCCTAAACAGACAAGATTGTTGTCGCTATGTCTATTTGCTCGAGAACACCCTCTTGAGTTCATCGAGGCTGGTCAGACCACGGGCGACCGCCATCACGGCTTCGGATTGCATCCCGCGATGTCCCTCTGATTTCGCGATTGCGGCGAGTTGACCTGCATCATTGGTCTTCCCGAGCGCCTCACGCAACTGGGGGCCGGGACGAAGCATTTCGAACACACCGACGCGGCCGTAGTATGCTCGCCCGCCGCAGACGTGGCAGGGCGTGATCGGATCAGGACGCCCGTTCTCGTCGACCTGCTGTTCGATCGGTGGTGGTACAAAGGGTTGGTAGAGCACCGAAACGCGGCCGGCAGGGATCCCGAGTTGCGAGAGCAATTTCGGCGGCGGTTCGAAGGCGACTTTGCAATTATCACAAAGCCGCCGTACCAGACGCTGATGGAGCACGCAGCCGATCTTGTTAACGATCATGGATCGGCAGTCTGGATAGCGTCCGATGAACGTCAGCAGGGCTCCCATCGCGCTGTCGGCGGCGGCGCGGTAGATCAGCTGCCGATCTTCTTCTTGGACCTTCTCTAGCACGGTCTCGAGTGCATCGGGATCGGGTGGATTGGGAAACATCAGCACATCGGGCTCGCGCAACACCATCCTCTGGACGACTTCGAATTCGGTTTTGCCGGTGTCGCCGCCGAATAGGTTGGGCGTGACATTGATGATTTCAGGCTCCGGCGCATCGGCCGGTTCAAAAGATTGAAAGTCACGGATGAAGCGATCAGCGGAACTGATGGCAACGGACCACACCGTGCTGACGCCTTCGCCTTTCTTGGCGGTGACCAACACGATATTGCCATTTGAATTGAGCTGTTCTTTGAACTGCTCGATCATCGTATCACGCATGCCGAGATCAGCGAGTTTTTCGAAGGGCACTTTCTCGGCAGTGATGCGGCAGATCACCCGTTCGCCGGTCGGAACCCCTTGAGACTGGACGGTGAGGGCATACTTCTCTTTACCCACTTTCAGACCCACTTCGCCTTTCTGGGCCCCGCGTCGATCGGCGGGATTCATCAGGCAGAGTTGTTTGAGGGCGTACAGCATCGCGTCGCCGGTCTCTCGATCCAGCGGCGGCAATTGTTCCCAGGTCCCATCGACCTGGTACCGCATGGCACAGGCATTCTTTGAGAAATCCATGAGCACGTGGGTCGCTCGCGACGCGATGGCATGAGCCAGCTGCCCGCCGGCGACCATGTATCCAGCGCCCTGCCGG
This genomic window from Allorhodopirellula heiligendammensis contains:
- a CDS encoding YheT family hydrolase, with amino-acid sequence MMDSCTTNDAVAQASHRAAEGSAGPIFPIRAPRVNGGWLADFPIPAFKQHRILRGGHLQTLIGARMGHADQPGEATHRCHQIALADGDALAVHEDEPTRWTPAHGSVLLLHGICGCHAAGYMVRFQRRLNEQGIRTFRLDMRGCGDSASLCRSITHAGRSEDVLAAIEFIADLVDDAASPIGALGVSLGANQLLLAAGRVGSGNCAMPAAWDRVGPLLAIAPPMDLQRCSDAMESAKLRFYNWYFIKHLLRRASPQLLARPDYQAMLQLAKPKTLRQFDRQFTAPLAGFANERDYYRESSAISVAEDIGVPTLIVTSADDPLVPVKSFMELQDRLGANAEGSHAVRVHISPAGGHHGFMQRDRTGWTDNLVCEFFGGAFTSPSLHESRPSE
- a CDS encoding TCR/Tet family MFS transporter, whose protein sequence is MVFILLTLLIDILAIGIIIPVLPELVKSFVGGDESAAGWYVGIIAATYSLMQFFCAPVLGALSDRFGRRPIILGSLFGLGVDFIITGLAASVGWLFVGRFIAGVMGASFSTSNAYIADISNDENRARNFGLVGMMFGLGFIIGPALGGFLGGISLRLPFFVAAGLSLVNWLYGYFILPESLPPEKRSETITFRSMNPFGTITRLRAYPMVLGLAAAFVFSSLAQRGLENVWVLSMGFRFGWGEVTNGLALSLVGIMAVIVQGGLVRPVIRRFGERRTLMMAISVSSVAFLCYGLATAGWMIPCIIVFGSLSGLSGPAIQSLVTSTVDPREQGRVQGALTSLLSLTNILAPLIFTAGLFRYFTHEDTAIRYNGEPFAGAPFVFGSFLLLVALGILYRVFQKYPRAVVPESVSIPEPVATSLAETAE
- a CDS encoding NAD-dependent epimerase/dehydratase family protein produces the protein MRILVTGCSGFLGGEIVRQLLERGDDVVGLSRRETPELVRAGMQHHRGDLTDAAYVHRTITEVDAVIHTAAVAGVWGPWKFFFENNVISTRNVLAACQNSGVTKCVYTSSPSVTFAGGDQSGIDESASYPSRWLCHYPHTKAIAEQEVIAADTAGGLRTLSLRPHLIWGQGDPHLLPRLLDRARAGKLRIIGDGQNRIDTVHVHNAALAHLCAVEALGAAPKSAAGRSYFIAQDEPVPCWPWIARLCETCGAPPPTRHISYRSAYAIGAACEAVYKTLRRKSEPPMTRFVAAQLAKDHYFDITAAKQRLGYEPRVSMDEGLAELARD
- a CDS encoding ATPase, T2SS/T4P/T4SS family, which gives rise to MAQEPDELQLWQTVAPVEFVPKLAARNDAQALLVTTRQGAGYMVAGGQLAHAIASRATHVLMDFSKNACAMRYQVDGTWEQLPPLDRETGDAMLYALKQLCLMNPADRRGAQKGEVGLKVGKEKYALTVQSQGVPTGERVICRITAEKVPFEKLADLGMRDTMIEQFKEQLNSNGNIVLVTAKKGEGVSTVWSVAISSADRFIRDFQSFEPADAPEPEIINVTPNLFGGDTGKTEFEVVQRMVLREPDVLMFPNPPDPDALETVLEKVQEEDRQLIYRAAADSAMGALLTFIGRYPDCRSMIVNKIGCVLHQRLVRRLCDNCKVAFEPPPKLLSQLGIPAGRVSVLYQPFVPPPIEQQVDENGRPDPITPCHVCGGRAYYGRVGVFEMLRPGPQLREALGKTNDAGQLAAIAKSEGHRGMQSEAVMAVARGLTSLDELKRVFSSK